Proteins from a genomic interval of Lacticaseibacillus pabuli:
- a CDS encoding DUF3284 domain-containing protein yields MDIKMKLDVPAEYFFHRLIESALYDINEQTGKSLVAPQLPRFTYKKKLANGSVGHFTITDYQPTGVYAYAMHTGRNDYTVSYTVDKLEDNKAQLRYTENVSGASTTVNANNRLTSIMLGWFRKRRFKKMAAEIAKDYSKKLDLSQN; encoded by the coding sequence ATGGACATCAAGATGAAATTGGACGTACCAGCAGAATACTTTTTCCACCGGCTCATTGAGTCAGCGTTGTACGACATTAATGAACAGACGGGTAAGTCACTAGTTGCGCCTCAGTTGCCGCGGTTCACATATAAGAAGAAGTTAGCCAATGGTTCAGTTGGCCACTTCACTATCACTGACTACCAGCCAACTGGTGTCTATGCTTACGCCATGCACACAGGACGCAATGATTACACGGTTAGCTACACCGTAGATAAGCTTGAGGATAACAAGGCGCAGCTGCGTTATACCGAAAACGTGTCAGGCGCGTCGACGACGGTGAATGCGAATAACCGGCTGACGAGTATCATGCTCGGCTGGTTCCGCAAGCGCCGTTTCAAGAAGATGGCGGCTGAGATTGCGAAGGACTACTCGAAAAAGCTAGACCTTTCGCAAAATTAG
- a CDS encoding PTS sugar transporter subunit IIC gives MNAIIEWLNKHLVPIASKLGSIRWLVALRDAFISIMPATMAGAIATILNALVRDIPTRFGWMGFVNAMQPLIGINAQVWTGSLAVLGLIFSFTFGYKLAVQYKVEPITGGIVTLGTFLMTLPQSYTLTLTKALSAADAKTITAAGAAVAGKSITGWGFFNFNSYFGSAGFFTVMIMGGLAASIYIWFMKKNITIKMPDSVPPAIAAAFTGIIPAAASLYVSGIITWAFTKFGATTVIEYISKVIQDPLLHLSQGYGAVLLMTVLVQLFWFLGLHGTNVLGPVLDGIWLTAQLANMSAYTAGKPLPYIWTRNAFDLYAWIGGAGGTLLLLIAILIFSKRDDQRAVAKLAIAPGFFNVNEPVMFGLPIVLDPIYFIPFLLAPIVMVTIAYFVMQWGWVSPIKTQIVWSMPPILNSLIATMDWRAPILQIFNGIVGFLIYLPFVKAANKVKPTA, from the coding sequence ATGAATGCAATTATTGAATGGCTCAACAAGCATCTTGTGCCAATCGCATCCAAGCTTGGATCCATCCGCTGGCTAGTCGCTCTGCGTGATGCCTTCATTAGTATCATGCCTGCTACCATGGCCGGGGCGATTGCAACAATTCTGAACGCCTTGGTTCGTGACATCCCAACCCGCTTTGGGTGGATGGGCTTTGTTAACGCCATGCAGCCACTGATTGGGATTAACGCTCAGGTTTGGACGGGGTCACTCGCCGTCTTGGGTCTGATTTTCTCATTCACCTTTGGCTACAAGCTGGCTGTTCAGTACAAGGTTGAACCAATTACTGGTGGGATTGTTACCTTAGGGACATTCCTTATGACCTTGCCACAGAGCTACACCTTGACCTTGACCAAGGCACTGTCCGCAGCTGATGCTAAGACCATCACTGCTGCAGGTGCTGCCGTTGCTGGTAAGAGTATCACCGGCTGGGGGTTCTTCAACTTTAACAGCTACTTTGGTTCTGCCGGTTTCTTCACCGTCATGATCATGGGTGGACTGGCCGCATCCATTTACATCTGGTTCATGAAGAAGAACATCACTATCAAGATGCCTGATTCTGTACCACCTGCAATTGCTGCTGCCTTCACTGGGATTATCCCAGCCGCTGCTTCTCTGTATGTGTCAGGTATCATTACCTGGGCATTCACCAAGTTTGGCGCTACTACTGTTATTGAGTACATTTCAAAGGTTATCCAGGACCCACTGCTTCACCTGTCACAAGGTTACGGTGCCGTTCTGCTGATGACCGTTCTGGTTCAGCTCTTCTGGTTCCTGGGTCTGCATGGGACCAACGTCCTTGGCCCAGTACTTGATGGGATTTGGTTGACCGCTCAGCTGGCTAACATGAGTGCCTACACTGCTGGCAAGCCTTTGCCATACATCTGGACCCGTAACGCGTTTGACCTCTACGCCTGGATTGGTGGTGCCGGTGGTACTTTGCTGCTGCTGATTGCCATTCTGATTTTCTCCAAGCGTGATGATCAACGAGCCGTCGCGAAACTGGCGATTGCGCCAGGGTTCTTCAACGTTAACGAACCAGTTATGTTCGGGCTGCCAATCGTGCTTGACCCAATCTACTTCATTCCATTCCTGCTCGCACCAATCGTCATGGTTACTATCGCATACTTCGTCATGCAGTGGGGCTGGGTATCACCAATCAAGACGCAGATTGTATGGTCAATGCCACCTATCCTGAACTCTCTAATTGCGACGATGGACTGGCGTGCACCTATCCTGCAGATCTTCAACGGGATAGTCGGATTCCTGATCTACCTGCCATTTGTTAAGGCAGCTAACAAGGTTAAGCCTACTGCCTAA
- a CDS encoding ROK family protein, which yields MATTKKQHEQLLAILKQVYTHGPVSRVDIAHNTGITQAITGKLVAQLIDEHALQEVGETAPTRPGSGRRRTLLALRGEQSYYIGSELSEWAFTFSLIDNAGKVVRQEHRDIDVSRRAIFINASNYRTLLDDFITECAPYHPVAIGIALPGHFNASSHNIWSSHPLWREFDLKTATANLPLPVFMENNVHCMAIAAHLVGKPHPGDNFTFFHVGRGIFSSYMHNGAIHGADNYIVGEIGHTIVNPAGQLCECGRRGCLQTYSSEGIIIRHAQTLFRSTTQTYLRQIDTDASQITIQDVLRAYSLGDDGVTNILDNAMKYIAQTVNNLSIMLDSQHLVLHGRIFQPESLAKLLTGYIRQNAFLINGTTMQPVTIAPYGLNDGADAAAVMALERRAFVE from the coding sequence ATGGCAACGACAAAAAAGCAACACGAACAATTATTGGCAATTTTGAAACAGGTGTATACTCACGGCCCAGTTTCCCGCGTCGATATCGCACACAATACGGGAATCACCCAGGCCATTACCGGGAAGCTCGTGGCACAGCTCATTGACGAGCATGCCCTGCAAGAAGTTGGTGAAACCGCCCCGACACGACCAGGATCTGGGCGGAGACGGACCCTACTTGCGTTAAGGGGTGAACAATCCTACTACATCGGGAGCGAACTCTCCGAATGGGCATTCACCTTTTCATTAATTGACAACGCGGGTAAGGTCGTTCGGCAAGAACACCGCGACATTGATGTCAGTCGGCGTGCCATCTTCATCAACGCGTCAAACTACCGAACTCTGCTCGATGACTTTATCACTGAGTGTGCACCCTACCACCCAGTCGCGATTGGAATCGCCTTGCCTGGACACTTTAACGCATCTAGCCACAACATCTGGAGCTCGCATCCCCTCTGGCGTGAATTTGACTTGAAGACGGCCACAGCCAACCTCCCATTACCTGTCTTTATGGAAAACAACGTCCACTGTATGGCGATTGCTGCCCATCTGGTTGGCAAGCCGCACCCTGGGGACAACTTCACTTTCTTTCACGTTGGACGCGGTATTTTCAGCAGCTACATGCACAACGGTGCCATCCACGGCGCTGATAACTATATTGTTGGCGAGATCGGCCACACCATCGTGAATCCAGCCGGTCAATTGTGTGAATGTGGTCGACGTGGTTGCCTGCAAACCTACTCCAGCGAGGGGATTATTATCCGCCACGCGCAAACGCTATTCCGGAGCACCACACAGACCTATCTACGGCAAATTGACACGGACGCCAGCCAAATTACCATTCAAGATGTCCTCCGTGCCTATAGCCTCGGTGATGACGGGGTCACAAACATCTTGGACAATGCGATGAAGTACATCGCTCAAACCGTCAACAACCTATCCATCATGTTAGATTCGCAACACCTCGTGCTGCACGGTCGTATCTTTCAACCGGAGTCGTTAGCAAAACTACTCACCGGCTACATTCGTCAAAACGCCTTTCTCATTAATGGGACGACCATGCAGCCGGTCACGATTGCCCCTTATGGACTCAACGACGGGGCTGATGCTGCCGCGGTCATGGCATTGGAACGCCGGGCGTTTGTGGAATAG
- a CDS encoding Fic family protein, producing the protein MTYLPLSKFKYNRNGIGSKGPEEIEAEYHQRMNNPAAIVTALHPKLENVRLLSSFGTPTNASSDAFKYPIFYIETRKTNFLINQIAIQSKQLSKYLSGQLLPRVAVQSFINTLLKNEIIFTNEIEGVKTNPEEIGTIIMTMHNQPSKHDRRLESTIRMYRDSLGNKLPQIHELADFRDIYNTLLAGEIKPSDFPDGEHFRNKSVMIGNDTKVVHIPPQNEDGINRALTELIAYMNDDTLIPIEKALVSHFMFENTHPFIDGNGRTGRYLLSAYLSNKLDQLTGLSVSTTIHNHLQGYYKLFSEADELENRAELTFFIEGMLQIISDGQMDILNELNSQRTQLHATFDHFKKTHADLTELQKEIVYLYIQSALFTQSNTYALQDREVESILHTPDQSVVQIKRDIQTLTDLQIIHLIKRRPLQHVINPDLLNL; encoded by the coding sequence ATGACGTACTTACCATTATCCAAATTCAAATACAATCGGAACGGTATTGGTAGTAAAGGTCCTGAAGAAATCGAAGCCGAATATCATCAAAGGATGAACAATCCGGCTGCCATTGTCACTGCGTTGCACCCAAAACTGGAAAACGTACGGTTGCTTTCATCATTTGGCACACCAACGAACGCCAGTAGTGACGCGTTTAAATATCCGATTTTCTATATCGAGACACGGAAAACAAACTTTCTAATCAATCAAATCGCTATCCAGTCTAAACAGCTGTCAAAATACTTATCAGGTCAGCTTCTTCCCAGAGTCGCAGTTCAGAGCTTTATCAACACCCTACTCAAAAATGAAATTATCTTCACTAACGAAATTGAAGGCGTCAAAACCAACCCTGAGGAGATTGGCACCATCATCATGACAATGCACAATCAACCAAGCAAACATGACCGTCGCCTTGAATCGACCATTCGCATGTACAGAGATTCGCTCGGCAATAAGCTGCCTCAAATTCACGAGTTAGCGGACTTTCGTGATATTTACAATACGTTATTGGCTGGCGAAATTAAGCCAAGCGATTTTCCAGATGGTGAACACTTCCGGAACAAGTCAGTCATGATTGGTAATGATACCAAGGTTGTGCATATTCCACCGCAAAACGAGGACGGCATCAATCGTGCGCTCACTGAATTGATTGCATACATGAATGATGACACCCTAATTCCTATTGAAAAGGCCTTAGTGTCCCACTTCATGTTTGAAAATACGCATCCCTTTATCGACGGAAACGGGCGCACTGGGAGATATTTATTATCCGCATACCTTTCAAACAAGCTTGATCAACTCACTGGACTTTCCGTATCAACGACAATCCACAATCACCTCCAGGGTTATTACAAATTGTTTTCTGAGGCTGACGAGCTTGAAAATCGGGCGGAGTTAACCTTTTTCATCGAAGGCATGTTACAGATTATTTCTGATGGTCAAATGGATATTCTGAATGAGCTCAATAGTCAGCGTACACAACTCCATGCAACTTTTGATCACTTTAAGAAAACACATGCCGATCTGACGGAACTTCAGAAGGAAATTGTATATCTCTACATCCAATCAGCGTTGTTTACGCAAAGTAATACGTATGCACTACAGGATCGAGAAGTGGAAAGCATTCTGCACACACCCGATCAATCTGTCGTCCAAATCAAACGTGATATCCAAACACTCACGGATTTACAAATCATTCATCTGATTAAGCGTCGGCCACTACAACACGTCATTAACCCAGATTTGCTCAATCTGTAA
- a CDS encoding type II toxin-antitoxin system HicB family antitoxin encodes MANPVAYPAIINDAPGRPDAFTVSFPDVPTAAAEGVGLGQVILNGSQVLGLALADMDPDSLPVPSEQTVIEEANPDAIVSYIAVDLDAAREVEHVTGAEA; translated from the coding sequence ATGGCAAATCCAGTGGCATATCCTGCTATTATCAACGACGCACCGGGACGCCCAGACGCATTTACCGTCAGTTTTCCGGACGTACCAACCGCGGCCGCTGAGGGTGTTGGCCTTGGCCAAGTTATCCTGAACGGCAGTCAGGTCTTAGGCTTAGCGCTCGCGGATATGGATCCAGACAGCCTGCCCGTACCTAGCGAACAAACCGTTATCGAAGAAGCTAATCCGGACGCCATCGTCAGTTACATCGCCGTCGATTTGGACGCGGCCCGCGAAGTCGAGCACGTGACTGGCGCGGAAGCATAA